Proteins co-encoded in one Cydia strobilella chromosome 14, ilCydStro3.1, whole genome shotgun sequence genomic window:
- the LOC134747315 gene encoding replication factor C subunit 2: MSDDDITIMEVDEPEPKASKASQSKPAGHLPWIEKYRPQTFADIVGNEDTVARLAVFARTGNAPNIIIAGPPGVGKTTTILCLARALLGPAFKDAVLELNASNDRGIDVVRNKIKMFAQQKVTLPPGRHKVVILDEADSMTEGAQQALRRTMELYSATTRFALAANTSEKIIEPIQSRCAVLRYSKLTDAQILAKVVEVCEKEQLSYTEEGVSAIVFTAQGDLRAALNNLQATAQGFRHVAPDNVFKVCDEPHPMLVRGMLEACTRQDIHEAYKVIAKLCKLGYAAEDIVSNIFRVCKTLDASEELRLAFIREVGLTHMRVADGLCAPLQLAGLLARMCRVAGGGESDW; the protein is encoded by the exons ATGAGCGATGACGACATAACTATAATGGAGGTAGACGAGCCAGAGCCGAAGGCGTCAAAAGCGAGCCAGAGCAAGCCGGCGGGACACTTGCCGTGGATCGAGAAGTACCGGCCTCAGACGTTTGCGGACATCGTGGGGAATGAGGATACTGTGGCTCGGCTGGCAGTGTTCGCGCGCACGGGCAACGCGCCCAACATCATCATCGCGGGCCCGCCGGGTGTGGGCAAGACCACGACGATCCTGTGCCtggcgcgcgcgctgctgggCCCCGCGTTCAAGGACGCCGTGCTCGAGCTTAACGCTTCCAACGACCGAGGCATCGACGTCGTGCGCAACAAGATCAAGATGTTTGCGCAACAGAAG GTGACGCTGCCGCCCGGTCGACATAAGGTTGTCATCCTGGACGAGGCAGACAGCATGACGGAGGGTGCCCAGCAGGCACTGCGGCGCACCATGGAGCTGTACTCGGCCACCACACGTTTTGCGCTAGCAGCCAATACCTCTGAAAAGATCATAGAGCCTATACAGTCACGGTGTGCTGTGCTACGATACTCCAAGCTTACAGATGCTCAGATACTTGCCAAG GTGGTGGAGGTTTGCGAGAAAGAGCAGCTCTCCTACACAGAAGAAGGCGTCAGTGCAATAGTGTTCACAGCGCAGGGCGACCTCCGCGCCGCGCTCAACAACCTGCAGGCCACGGCGCAGGGCTTCAGACACGTAGCCCCGGATAACGTGTTCAAAGTGTGCGACGAGCCGCACCCCATGCTCGTGCGGGGCATGCTGGAGGCCTGTACCAGGCAGGATATACACGAGGCCTATAAG GTGATTGCAAAACTGTGCAAACTAGGTTACGCGGCTGAGGACATCGTATCGAACATCTTCCGCGTGTGCAAGACGCTGGACGCGAGCGAGGAGCTGCGGCTCGCCTTCATCCGCGAGGTCGGGCTCACGCACATGCGCGTCGCCGACGGGCTGTGCGCGCCGCTGCAGCTGGCCGGGCTGCTGGCCAGGATGTGTCGAGTGGCCGGAGGAGGGGAGTCAGACTGGTGA